In Centropristis striata isolate RG_2023a ecotype Rhode Island chromosome 5, C.striata_1.0, whole genome shotgun sequence, a single genomic region encodes these proteins:
- the kiaa2013 gene encoding uncharacterized protein KIAA2013 homolog yields the protein MWLQQRLKGLPGLLSSSWARRLLIGLLLFIIFYWYLGAETSWRLFSGSAMPGGAAGQCLLAEIHRWKSLVERGEGIYSTPQEPLDTPFVSGNGHILIDIDSNKLWVASSSQPGSAPVHQTEYSPRVGVHLEGRRAEVQASMLWFRKGAVLSVRCASPAALQSARDCVTIREEFIAHRSRPNVYVQRIHINNPSDKTAFFDISSENPSFGSKFSTSVEKLEDRDIVLSSGRVPVENNRMVLVVVVSKKLNSRIQVPAKLEHKDNILSVVWTSEPIEPSKLEETFSTLRDGAKKELGELLRASVDDLVGDHQQAWLDLFISGVEMRKITDSHTPSSRTVNTTLYYILSSSVAPMLDRRLNAEERLRLESSLNYADHCFSGHATMHAENLWPERVSSAAQILQLVTLWTLTLQKRGCKVLVAAGAHGAMQGMVLSFGGLQFTENHLQFQADPDVLHNSYALRGIHYNQDLINLAVLLDVEGKPFLHVSVKQQEKPVKLYACEAGCLNEPVELTSEVKGHTFPVMVTQPITPLLYISTDLRHLQDLRHTLHLKAILAHEEHMANRYPGLPFLFWFSVASLITLFHLFLFKLIYNEYCGPGAKPLFRSKVAHKSEDGCCDTRTAA from the exons ATGTGGCTGCAGCAGAGGCTGAAGGGTCTGCCGGGCTTGTTGTCCAGCAGCTGGGCTCGGAGGCTGCTGATCGGGCTGCTGCTCTTCATCATCTTCTACTGGTACCTGGGAGCAGAGACCAGCTGGAGGCTCTTCAGCGGCTCGGCCATGCCCGGCGGGGCGGCCGGACAGTGCCTGCTGGCTGAGATCCACAGGTGGAAGTCTCTGGTGGAGCGGGGAGAGGGGATCTACAGCACACCTCAGGAACCACTAGACACACCGTTTGTATCCGGTAACGGCCATATTCTCATTGACATTGACTCTAACAAACTTTGGGTTGCGTCGTCCTCACAGCCCGGGTCTGCTCCGGTCCACCAGACTGAGTACTCCCCGAGAGTCGGCGTCCACCTGGAGGGGCGGCGGGCCGAGGTCCAGGCCTCCATGCTGTGGTTCCGGAAAGGAGCCGTGCTGTCGGTCCGCTGCGCCTCACCAGCCGCCCTGCAGTCAGCCCGGGACTGTGTCACCATCAGAGAGGAGTTCATCGCGCACAGGAGCAGACCTAACGTCTATGTCCAGCGGATCCACATCAACAACCCGTCTGACAAGACCGCCTTCTTCGACATCTCCTCGGAGAACCCCTCCTTTGGTAGCAAGTTCTCCACCAGTGTGGAGAAACTGGAGGACAGAGACATAGTGCTGTCCTCCGGCAGAGTGCCTGTGGAGAATAACCGCatggtgctggtggtggtggtttcCAAGAAGCTCAACAGCAGGATCCAGGTCCCTGCTAAACTAGAGCACAAAGACAACATCCTGTCGGTGGTGTGGACCTCAGAACCGATCGAGCCCTCCAAGCTGGAGGAGACCTTCAGCACCCTGAGAGATGGAGCCAAGAAGGAGCTGGGGGAGCTGCTGAGGGCCAGCGTGGATGACCTGGTTGGAGACCATCAGCAGGCCTGGTTGGACCTCTTCATCTCAG GCGTAGAAATGAGGAAGATCACAGACTCTCACACACCATCGAGTCGCACAGTGAACACCACCCTCTACTACATCCTTTCCTCTTCAGTGGCTCCCATGCTGGATCGAAGGCTGAATGCTGAGGAGCGCCTTCGTCTTGAGTCCAGCCTCAACTACGCTGACCACTGCTTCAGCGGCCACGCCACCATGCATGCAGAGAACCTGTGGCCCGAGCGGGTGAGCAGCGCGGCTCAGATCCTGCAGCTGGTCACACTGTGGACTCTGACTCTGCAGAAGAGAGGCTGCAAGGTGCTGGTGGCAGCCGGAGCCCACGGAGCCATGCAGGGTATGGTGCTCAGCTTCGGCGGCCTTCAGTTCACAGAGAACCACCTTCAGTTCCAGGCTGATCCAGACGTGCTGCACAACAGTTACGCCCTGAGAGGGATCCATTACAACCAGGACCTCATTAATCTGGCAGTGCTGTTGGATGTGGAGGGGAAGCCTTTTCTTCACGTGTCGGTGAAGCAGCAGGAGAAACCGGTGAAGCTGTACGCCTGCGAGGCCGGCTGCCTCAATGAGCCTGTGGAGTTGAcatcagaggtcaaaggtcacaccTTCCCTGTGATGGTGACTCAGCCCATCACACCGCTCCTTTACATCTCCACAGACCTGCGCCATCTGCAGGATCTCCGCCATACGCTGCACCTCAAGGCCATCCTGGCCCACGAGGAGCACATGGCCAACAGATACCCAGGCCTGCCCTTCCTCTTCTGGTTCAGTGTGGCCTCACTCATAACGCTCTTCCACCTTTTCCTCTTCAAGCTCATATACAACGAGTACTGTGGCCCCGGCGCTAAGCCCCTCTTCAGGAGCAAG GTCGCCCACAAAAGTGAGGATGGCTGCTGTGACACCAGGACTGCTGCTTGA
- the plod1a gene encoding procollagen-lysine,2-oxoglutarate 5-dioxygenase 1 isoform X2 has product MTHMSLLSFLGVLVCALFSLSCCEEPQIPEEKLVVVTVATKETDGFRRFLGSAKHFNYTVKVLGRGQKWSGGDMSAPGGGQKIRLLKAALEEMKNEDIIILFIDSYDVVFSSGPRELLKKFQQARHKVVFSSESLIWPDRHLEDKYPQVTMGNRFLGSGGFIGYLPNIKEMVAGWTGEDSDSDQLFFTRIYIDPAKRKSTNITLDSKCRLFQNLNGALDEVVLKFEDGRVRARNVLYDTLPVVIHGNGPTKMQINYLGNYIPNTWTFEIGCTACHENLQPLTSLTESEYPLVMIGIFIQQPTPFVAVFFERLLKLQYPKKRVKLFIHSQEAHHERHISSFLQDHGNLYQDVQSIGPEKEMDGAASRNLGFDMCRKDDSCDYFFSLDVEVVLKNENTLKILIEQNLPVVAPMITRAGRLWSNFWGALSADGYYARSEDYVDIVQGRRVGVWNVPYVSNVYLMKGSLLRSELTDYELFNSQTLDPDMAYCHNIRNKGIFMYVTNMHTFGRILSTENYQTSHLHNDLWQIFENPVDWEERYIHENYTRIMKDKLIETPCPDVYWFPIFSEVACNHIVEEMEHYGQWSGGGHKDTRIQGGYENVPTVDIHMHQINYEKEWHKLLLEYIAPITEKMYPGYYTRCATPLNFVVRYKPDEQPLLEPHHDASTFTINIALNSKDIDYQGGGCRFLRYDCSIQAPRKGWALMHPGRLTHYHEGLPTTAGVRYIAVSFVDP; this is encoded by the exons atgacacacatgTCCCTGCTGTCGTTTCTGGGGGTTTTAGTCTGCGCGCTTttctctctgagctgctgcgaGGAGCCGCAGATCCCTGAAG AGAAACTCGTCGTGGTGACAGTTGCAACCAAAGAGACTGATGGCTTTAGGCGCTTCTTGGGGTCGGCTAAACATTTTAACTACACAGTCAAG GTTCTTGGACGGGGTCAGAAATGGAGCGGGGGCGACATGTCAGCTCCAGGAGGAGGCCAGAAAATTCGACTCCTAAAAGCTGCTCTGGAAGAAATGAAGAATGAGGATATAATCATCCTTTTTATTGACAG CTACGATGTGGTTTTCTCCTCGGGTCCCAGAGAGCTGCTCAAGAAGTTTCAGCAGGCCAGACACAAGGTGGTGTTCTCCTCTGAGAGCCTGATCTGGCCCGACAGACACCTTGAAGACAAATACCCCCAAGTCACCATGGGCAACAGGTTCCTCGGCTCAGGAG GTTTCATTGGCTACCTCCCCAACATCAAAGAGATGGTTGCTGGCTGGACAGGGGAAGACAGTGACAGCGACCAGCTGTTCTTCACCAGGATTTATATTGATCCAGCCAAAAGG AAATCTACAAATATCACACTGGACAGCAAATGCAGATTGTTCCAGAACCTCAATGGAGCACTTG acgAGGTGGTGCTGAAGTTTGAGGATGGACGGGTTCGAGCCAGAAACGTGCTGTATGATACCCTGCCTGTCGTCATCCATGGGAACGGACCAACCAAG ATGCAGATCAACTACCTGGGTAACTACATACCCAACACATGGACATTTGAGATCGGATGCACAGCGTGTCACGAGAATCTCCAGCCACTCACATCTCTCACG GAGAGTGAATACCCACTGGTGATGATTGGCATCTTCATTCAGCAGCCCACCCCTTTTGTGGCAGTCTTCTTTGAACGCCTACTGAAGCTCCAGTATcccaagaaaagagtcaaactCTTCATCCACAGCCAG GAAGCTCATCATGAGCGTCATATCAGCTCTTTCCTGCAGGATCATGGAAACCTTTATCAGGATGTCCAGTCCATCGGGCCTGAAAAGGAGATGGATGGAGCTGCCTCCCGCAACCTCGGCTT TGACATGTGTCGGAAGGACGACAGCTGTGACTACTTCTTCAGCTTGGATGTCGAAGTGGTCTTAAAGAATGAGAACACACTAAAAATTCTCATTGAACAAAACCT tCCCGTCGTGGCACCGATGATAACTCGAGCTGGTAGACTGTGGAGCAACTTCTGGGGAGCTCTCAGTGCAGATGGCTACTATGCCAGGTCTGAGGACTACGTGGACATAGTTCAGGGACGCAGAGT GGGTGTGTGGAATGTCCCATATGTGTCCAATGTGTACCTGATGAAGGGCAGCCTGCTCCGGTCAGAGCTCACAGACTACGAGCTGTTTAACTCACAGACCTTAGACCCGGACATGGCTTACTGCCACAACATCCGCAACAAG GGGATCTTCATGTATGTAACCAACATGCACACTTTTGGCCGCATCCTGTCAACAGAGAACTATCAGACGAGCCATCTTCATAACGACCTGTGGCAGATCTTTGAGAACCCTGTG gacTGGGAGGAGCGCTACATTCATGAGAACTACACTCGCATCATGAAGGACAAGCTGATTGAAACA CCTTGTCCTGATGTCTACTGGTTCCCAATTTTCTCTGAAGTTGCTTGTAACCACATTGTTGAAGAAATGGAACATTATGGGCAGTGGTCAGGAGGAGGCCATAAG GACACCAGAATCCAAGGTGGCTACGAGAACGTCCCCACAGTCGATATTCACATGCATCAAATCAACTATGAAAAGGAATGGCACAAGTTGTTACTGGAGTATATCGCACCGATAACAGAGAAGATGTATCCTGGGTACTACACCAGG TGTGCCACTCCCTTGAACTTTGTAGTGAGGTACAAACCTGACGAGCAGCCGCTGCTCGAGCCTCACCACGACGCCTCCACATTCACTATTAACATAGCTCTCAACAGCAAAGACATTGACTACCAG GGTGGTGGATGCAGGTTCCTCCGCTACGACTGCTCCATTCAGGCTCCTCGTAAAGGCTGGGCCCTGATGCACCCAGGCCGCCTCACCCACTACCATGAAGGCCTGCCAACCACCGCTGGAGTCCGCTACATCGCAGTGTCCTTTGTGGATCCCTGA
- the plod1a gene encoding procollagen-lysine,2-oxoglutarate 5-dioxygenase 1 isoform X1: MTHMSLLSFLGVLVCALFSLSCCEEPQIPEEKLVVVTVATKETDGFRRFLGSAKHFNYTVKVLGRGQKWSGGDMSAPGGGQKIRLLKAALEEMKNEDIIILFIDSYDVVFSSGPRELLKKFQQARHKVVFSSESLIWPDRHLEDKYPQVTMGNRFLGSGGFIGYLPNIKEMVAGWTGEDSDSDQLFFTRIYIDPAKRKSTNITLDSKCRLFQNLNGALDEVVLKFEDGRVRARNVLYDTLPVVIHGNGPTKMQINYLGNYIPNTWTFEIGCTACHENLQPLTSLTESEYPLVMIGIFIQQPTPFVAVFFERLLKLQYPKKRVKLFIHSQEAHHERHISSFLQDHGNLYQDVQSIGPEKEMDGAASRNLGFDMCRKDDSCDYFFSLDVEVVLKNENTLKILIEQNLPVVAPMITRAGRLWSNFWGALSADGYYARSEDYVDIVQGRRVGVWNVPYVSNVYLMKGSLLRSELTDYELFNSQTLDPDMAYCHNIRNKGIFMYVTNMHTFGRILSTENYQTSHLHNDLWQIFENPVDWEERYIHENYTRIMKDKLIETPCPDVYWFPIFSEVACNHIVEEMEHYGQWSGGGHKDTRIQGGYENVPTVDIHMHQINYEKEWHKLLLEYIAPITEKMYPGYYTRAQFDLAFIVRYKPDEQPSLRPHHDASTFTINIALNQVGLDYQGGGCRFLRYDCSIQAPRKGWALMHPGRLTHYHEGLPTTAGVRYIAVSFVDP, translated from the exons atgacacacatgTCCCTGCTGTCGTTTCTGGGGGTTTTAGTCTGCGCGCTTttctctctgagctgctgcgaGGAGCCGCAGATCCCTGAAG AGAAACTCGTCGTGGTGACAGTTGCAACCAAAGAGACTGATGGCTTTAGGCGCTTCTTGGGGTCGGCTAAACATTTTAACTACACAGTCAAG GTTCTTGGACGGGGTCAGAAATGGAGCGGGGGCGACATGTCAGCTCCAGGAGGAGGCCAGAAAATTCGACTCCTAAAAGCTGCTCTGGAAGAAATGAAGAATGAGGATATAATCATCCTTTTTATTGACAG CTACGATGTGGTTTTCTCCTCGGGTCCCAGAGAGCTGCTCAAGAAGTTTCAGCAGGCCAGACACAAGGTGGTGTTCTCCTCTGAGAGCCTGATCTGGCCCGACAGACACCTTGAAGACAAATACCCCCAAGTCACCATGGGCAACAGGTTCCTCGGCTCAGGAG GTTTCATTGGCTACCTCCCCAACATCAAAGAGATGGTTGCTGGCTGGACAGGGGAAGACAGTGACAGCGACCAGCTGTTCTTCACCAGGATTTATATTGATCCAGCCAAAAGG AAATCTACAAATATCACACTGGACAGCAAATGCAGATTGTTCCAGAACCTCAATGGAGCACTTG acgAGGTGGTGCTGAAGTTTGAGGATGGACGGGTTCGAGCCAGAAACGTGCTGTATGATACCCTGCCTGTCGTCATCCATGGGAACGGACCAACCAAG ATGCAGATCAACTACCTGGGTAACTACATACCCAACACATGGACATTTGAGATCGGATGCACAGCGTGTCACGAGAATCTCCAGCCACTCACATCTCTCACG GAGAGTGAATACCCACTGGTGATGATTGGCATCTTCATTCAGCAGCCCACCCCTTTTGTGGCAGTCTTCTTTGAACGCCTACTGAAGCTCCAGTATcccaagaaaagagtcaaactCTTCATCCACAGCCAG GAAGCTCATCATGAGCGTCATATCAGCTCTTTCCTGCAGGATCATGGAAACCTTTATCAGGATGTCCAGTCCATCGGGCCTGAAAAGGAGATGGATGGAGCTGCCTCCCGCAACCTCGGCTT TGACATGTGTCGGAAGGACGACAGCTGTGACTACTTCTTCAGCTTGGATGTCGAAGTGGTCTTAAAGAATGAGAACACACTAAAAATTCTCATTGAACAAAACCT tCCCGTCGTGGCACCGATGATAACTCGAGCTGGTAGACTGTGGAGCAACTTCTGGGGAGCTCTCAGTGCAGATGGCTACTATGCCAGGTCTGAGGACTACGTGGACATAGTTCAGGGACGCAGAGT GGGTGTGTGGAATGTCCCATATGTGTCCAATGTGTACCTGATGAAGGGCAGCCTGCTCCGGTCAGAGCTCACAGACTACGAGCTGTTTAACTCACAGACCTTAGACCCGGACATGGCTTACTGCCACAACATCCGCAACAAG GGGATCTTCATGTATGTAACCAACATGCACACTTTTGGCCGCATCCTGTCAACAGAGAACTATCAGACGAGCCATCTTCATAACGACCTGTGGCAGATCTTTGAGAACCCTGTG gacTGGGAGGAGCGCTACATTCATGAGAACTACACTCGCATCATGAAGGACAAGCTGATTGAAACA CCTTGTCCTGATGTCTACTGGTTCCCAATTTTCTCTGAAGTTGCTTGTAACCACATTGTTGAAGAAATGGAACATTATGGGCAGTGGTCAGGAGGAGGCCATAAG GACACCAGAATCCAAGGTGGCTACGAGAACGTCCCCACAGTCGATATTCACATGCATCAAATCAACTATGAAAAGGAATGGCACAAGTTGTTACTGGAGTATATCGCACCGATAACAGAGAAGATGTATCCTGGGTACTACACCAGG gctCAGTTTGACTTGGCCTTTATAGTTAGATATAAACCAGATGAGCAGCCATCTTTGAGACCTCACCATGACGCCTCCACATTCACTATAAACATTGCACTAAATCAAGTGGGCCTCGATTATCAG GGTGGTGGATGCAGGTTCCTCCGCTACGACTGCTCCATTCAGGCTCCTCGTAAAGGCTGGGCCCTGATGCACCCAGGCCGCCTCACCCACTACCATGAAGGCCTGCCAACCACCGCTGGAGTCCGCTACATCGCAGTGTCCTTTGTGGATCCCTGA